A stretch of the Gammaproteobacteria bacterium genome encodes the following:
- a CDS encoding DUF1460 domain-containing protein: protein MARPAAAIAALLALASCDSGSSVEEARLLALSEGTAEDWGIVRSTLARAWDEELHRLPLGETMARIGVTFVGTAYVPQTLEVEGPERLVVNLRELDCVTFVENVLALGRFVHLHDPSLLDDEARLRAEYRRLLTEIRYRGGDLEGYPSRLHYFSEWIADNEARGLVRDISRELGGMADDTPIDFMSAHPDAYRQLAEPGVVDEIARAEARLSARPRYFIGEAHIEDTAPGIANGDIIAATSTVDGLDIAHTGLALVRDGGVFLLHAPLVGSAVQISEVPLAERVQRIGGQDGIMVARPLEPGTAGGDR from the coding sequence TTGGCGCGCCCCGCCGCGGCCATCGCGGCCCTTCTCGCCCTGGCATCCTGTGATTCCGGGTCTTCCGTCGAGGAGGCCCGCCTGCTGGCGCTGTCGGAGGGGACGGCGGAGGACTGGGGCATCGTGCGCTCGACGCTTGCCCGGGCCTGGGACGAAGAACTGCACCGCCTGCCGCTGGGCGAGACCATGGCGCGCATCGGCGTGACCTTCGTGGGCACCGCGTACGTGCCGCAGACCCTCGAAGTGGAGGGCCCCGAGCGCCTGGTGGTCAACCTGCGCGAGCTCGACTGCGTCACCTTCGTCGAGAACGTGCTGGCGCTGGGCCGCTTCGTTCATCTCCACGACCCGTCGTTGCTCGACGATGAAGCGCGGCTGCGCGCCGAGTACCGGCGGCTGCTCACCGAGATCCGGTACCGGGGCGGCGACCTGGAGGGCTATCCGAGCCGGCTGCACTACTTCTCCGAGTGGATCGCCGACAACGAGGCGCGCGGGCTGGTGCGCGACATCTCCCGGGAGTTGGGCGGGATGGCCGACGACACCCCGATCGACTTCATGTCGGCGCACCCGGATGCCTACCGGCAGCTCGCCGAGCCCGGCGTGGTCGACGAGATCGCGCGCGCGGAGGCCCGGCTGAGCGCGCGGCCCCGCTACTTCATCGGCGAGGCGCACATCGAGGACACGGCTCCGGGTATCGCCAACGGCGACATCATCGCCGCCACCTCCACGGTGGACGGGCTCGACATCGCGCACACCGGGCTGGCGCTGGTGCGCGACGGCGGCGTGTTTCTGCTCCATGCTCCCCTGGTCGGGTCCGCTGTCCAGATCAGCGAGGTTCCGCTCGCCGAACGCGTCCAGCGCATCGGCGGCCAGGACGGGATCATGGTGGCGCGACCCCTGGAGCCCGGCACTGCCGGCGGAGATCGCTGA
- a CDS encoding FAD binding domain-containing protein, translated as MLRLPPFRYHRPRTIDEAVGLLDRWGSRALPVSGGTDLIPNMKHRLFTPEHLVALRQIPGMRGFRRDGSALVIGGAETLASVARHPEVRRRFPSLAAAAGQVAGPQLRNMGTLGGNICLDTRCTYYNQTEFWRDALGYCLKKDGDVCHVTRVGKKCVAAHSADTPPVLMTLGATIELAGPEGRRQVGLNDFFLADGIWNSRRKPGEIVTRVRIPFPSRDSRAAYTKLRQRRSIDFPLLSVAVSADFQRSGRVCQIMGVVTALGARPRLLTGWARIALGRTLSNEVVEALAERAHRQCHPLENAIVDADWRRAMVPVQVRLALEALRPSAASAS; from the coding sequence ATGCTGCGCCTGCCCCCGTTCCGCTACCACCGGCCCCGAACCATCGACGAAGCCGTGGGGCTGCTGGACCGATGGGGAAGCAGGGCGCTCCCGGTCTCGGGGGGCACGGACCTCATCCCCAACATGAAGCATCGGCTCTTCACCCCCGAACACCTGGTCGCGCTCAGGCAGATCCCCGGCATGAGGGGGTTCCGGCGCGACGGCAGCGCGCTGGTGATCGGCGGGGCGGAGACGCTGGCCTCGGTGGCGCGCCATCCCGAGGTGCGGCGCCGGTTCCCGTCGCTGGCGGCGGCCGCAGGGCAGGTGGCGGGACCGCAGCTGCGCAACATGGGCACCCTGGGCGGCAACATCTGCCTGGACACCCGCTGCACGTACTACAACCAGACGGAGTTCTGGCGCGACGCCCTCGGGTACTGCCTCAAGAAGGATGGGGATGTGTGCCACGTCACCCGCGTGGGGAAGAAGTGCGTGGCCGCGCATTCGGCCGATACCCCGCCCGTGCTCATGACACTGGGGGCGACCATCGAGCTGGCCGGACCCGAGGGGCGCCGGCAAGTGGGCCTGAACGACTTCTTCCTGGCGGACGGCATCTGGAACAGCCGCAGAAAGCCGGGGGAAATCGTGACCCGGGTGCGCATTCCCTTCCCCTCGCGTGACAGCCGCGCCGCGTACACCAAGCTGCGCCAGCGGCGCTCCATCGACTTCCCGCTGCTGTCGGTGGCCGTCTCCGCCGACTTCCAGCGCTCCGGGCGGGTCTGCCAAATCATGGGCGTGGTGACCGCGCTCGGCGCCCGGCCACGGCTGCTGACCGGATGGGCCCGCATCGCGCTGGGCCGCACGCTCTCGAACGAGGTGGTCGAGGCGCTCGCGGAGCGGGCCCACCGCCAGTGCCATCCGCTGGAAAACGCGATCGTCGATGCGGACTGGCGCCGGGCGATGGTGCCGGTGCAGGTTCGTCTGGCGCTGGAGGCGCTGCGGCCCTCAGCCGCGAGTGCTTCGTAG